DNA from Roseimicrobium sp. ORNL1:
AGGCTGCGCGTGCCGGAGTTGAGCGTGGCAGAAGGCGAGACGGTGGCCCTGAGCGGACCCAGCGGCACCGGCAAGACGACGCTTCTGAAGCTGCTCGCAGGCATCCTGCCTATTCAGAATGGAACGCTGACGTTGCAGTCGCAGGAAATGACACAGGCAGCGCCCTCGAACCGCCGTGCCCTGCGCCGGCAGCAGATGGGGCTCGTGTTTCAGGACTTCGCCCTGCTCGACTACCTGAGCGTGCGGGACAATGTGCTGCTACCCCTGCGACTGGCGGGCGAACTCAAACCTGCCCATGAAGAACGCGCGAAGGAACTCGTGGAACAACTGGATCTCAAGCGGCACTGGCAGCACCTCGCAGGAGAGCTTTCCCAAGGGGAACGCCAGCGTGTGGCGGTGGCTCGCGCGCTGGTGCATGAGCCCAAGCTGGTGCTGGCGGATGAACCTACCTCCGCGCTCGACCCGAAACGTGGCTCGGTGGTGATGGATCTCCTGATACACCATGTGAGGGAGAAGCAGGCCGCACTCATCATGGTGTCTCATGATGCAGGACTCATGTCTTCGCTGGATCGCACCGTCAGTGTGGAGGCATGGACGTCATGAGCCTGTCCGGCAGTCTTCACCTGGCATGGCAGTATGTGGTGCACCATCGCGTGCGCACACTGCTGCTGGCCTTGGCGCTCGGGCTCACATTGGCCCTGCCGCTCGCGGTGCGCACCTTGCTGCGCATGGCCCAGGCAGAGTGGCGCGCACGGGCGCAGGCCACGCCCCTGGTGCTCGGCGCCAAAGGAAGCGCGCTGGAGCTCACGCTGAATGCACTCTACTTCCGCCGGCAGGGGGTGGATACCATCCCGGTGAAAAGCACCCGCGTGATACGCGACATCGGACTGGGGGAAGCCATTCCGCTGCTCGTGCAGTTTCATTCGCAGGAGAGTCCCATCGTGGGGACCTCGCTGGACTACTTCGACTTTCGCGGGCTGAAGCTCGCCGAGGGCCACACGCTGGGTCGCCTGGGTGACTGCGTAGTGGGCGCAGAGGTGGCGAGGAAAAGAAACCTGAAGCCCGGCAGTTCCGTCATGTCCTCACCGGAGCAGGTCTTCGATCTGGCGGGCGTGTATCCGCTGAAGATGCGAGTCACCGGCATCCTCGCCGAAAATCATAGCGCGGATGACCAGGCCATCTTCGTGGATGTGAAGACCGCGTGGCTCATCGAAGGCATCGCCCACGGCCACGAGGATCTGGTGAAGACCGTGGACACGGCGCAGATTCAGGAAAAGCAGGACGGCAACGTGGTAGGCAGCAAGGCGGTGCGCATGTATGCCGAAGTCACCGATGCCAACATCGGTGGCTTCCACTTCCACGGAGACTCGGACACGTTCCCGCTGACCGGGGTGCTGGTCGTGCCCCGGGATGCGAAGGCGCAGGCGCTGCTACTAGGCAAGTTTCAGAAC
Protein-coding regions in this window:
- a CDS encoding ABC transporter ATP-binding protein, which produces MMFHPGMLHARDLQFSYPSGGFRLRVPELSVAEGETVALSGPSGTGKTTLLKLLAGILPIQNGTLTLQSQEMTQAAPSNRRALRRQQMGLVFQDFALLDYLSVRDNVLLPLRLAGELKPAHEERAKELVEQLDLKRHWQHLAGELSQGERQRVAVARALVHEPKLVLADEPTSALDPKRGSVVMDLLIHHVREKQAALIMVSHDAGLMSSLDRTVSVEAWTS
- a CDS encoding ABC transporter permease, whose product is MSLSGSLHLAWQYVVHHRVRTLLLALALGLTLALPLAVRTLLRMAQAEWRARAQATPLVLGAKGSALELTLNALYFRRQGVDTIPVKSTRVIRDIGLGEAIPLLVQFHSQESPIVGTSLDYFDFRGLKLAEGHTLGRLGDCVVGAEVARKRNLKPGSSVMSSPEQVFDLAGVYPLKMRVTGILAENHSADDQAIFVDVKTAWLIEGIAHGHEDLVKTVDTAQIQEKQDGNVVGSKAVRMYAEVTDANIGGFHFHGDSDTFPLTGVLVVPRDAKAQALLLGKFQNKEDTLQLVQPPQEMDALLATLVQAERFALVLLLVLGTAVVLIVILVFALSFRLRRREFSTLEDIGISRGTIALVKTCEILLVSTASLAIVAATLWLMQHYGAVLVRAGVQ